Within the Alteromonas sp. M12 genome, the region TGGCGTTTGTTCCTTCAACCTTAACAAGGGCACCAGAAACGGCCTTCCCATCACTATTTTTAACCACCCCTTCGATAGATTGCGCCATGACGCTCGCAGGTATGAGCGCACTAACAAGTGCCACAATTCTCGATATTTTATACATCTCACTCTCCAATGTTATGTTATACTGTTTCAACCAATTAGGTTATGTTATAATGTATCAAAAGCAAAGGCAATCCTATAAATTGGAAAAAATATTAGTGCGGAAATTTGCATAGACAGGCGCAAACGAGCGTATTTCAACTAAACCTGCCCTTGTGGCTAATTTAGAAATAACTGTCTCAAACTGCGAAAAGTCGGTAGGGAAAAAGACTATGAAGTCTAGTGAAACAAAAAATTTGATTTCAATAGCTAGGTTAATTTGTGAAGAATCTGGTAGTAAGCTAACGGAAAAACGCCAGCATGTATTAGAAGTGTTATTCCAACTAAACACGCCGGTATCAGCTTACGAATTAACAGATCACTATAACTCTATAATCGGCGCACCGATTACCGCAATGTCGGTTTATCGTATATTGGAATTTTTAGAAGCTGCGAAGCTAGTTCATCGCCTTAATTCGATTAACAAATACATCATTTGTGCCCCTACTTTTGGTCCGTGGAAGCACCAACCTCCACTTTTTTTGATTTGTAAATCTTGTCAGAGCATAAAAAAAATCGAATTGGCGAATGACCTGATTAAAACATTGTCTGAACAAGCGAAAAGTGCTGGCTTTCCGATTTTAGGTTCACAAATTGAACTAAATAGCATTTGCAACGATTGCTCTTCACAGAAGCACAAAAAGAATTCATCTGGGGGTCTATCTATATGACTAAGATTCAACAAATAAGCGATAAAGTAGCGGTGGGGTTATCTCTCTTATGTGTAGTTCACTGTCTTTTTTTTCCTATTTTACTCATTATCATGCCTCCGCTTTCTGGCTTATTTGCCATCAATGACGCGCTATTCCACCGTTGGTTGCTCTTTGCGGTAGTGCCAATTAGTGTCATCGCTTTGATTATGGGTTATTTCCATCATCGCAGCGGAAGAGTCTTTTTGCTCGCTTCATTAGGGCTAACACTATTAATTGTGACAGCACTGCTGGGCCATGACTTACTCGGTAACTATGCTGAAGTTGCTTTAACCGTATTGGGTTCGAGCATTATCGCCTTTGCCCATATAAGAAACTATCAGTTGCAGAGAATGAATAAACAACCAGAACCTCATACATCGGAAGACAAGGCGAATTAATTAAAAAGCAATCAAACAGTGAAACTTAAGATACAGCATTAACTAAAAGTGTTAGAACAAACCGAATTTAAACCTAACGAGGTTTCTAATATTTTGCTAGTTTGCCCGGCGAGTTGCTTATCTTGGGTTAAAAATTCAATGCGCGAATCTTTGGCACTGTCAATTTCGGTGATCCGTAAAACACCGTCACTATAGTTACACCCCAAAGCACCTTGTTGGGTAATAAAAACGGCTTTTAAACGTTCCACGTCTAAGCCGCTTAACGTATCCATAATTTGTTGATAATCGAAGACGACTGAATGGGCACAAATCCAACCACACGAAAAATATCCTTCACCACTATTTTCAACTTTAATTGAGCCTACTTTAGGTGTGTCAAACGAGGGAGTCAAAATAGAATGTGCAGGATGATTATGCTGATGAACGTAGATGTTCTCTACATGTCGAGACCTATTGTGCAGTAGTATAGGGTCAATAATGCCATTGTCAGAATATACAATTGGAGTGGTGGAAACACCAATTTCTGATAAATAACTAGCCAATAAAGATTGAGATTCGTGATCATAAAGATCCGACTTGGTTGCCACTATATAATCAGCAGTCTGTAGTTGCTCTTGGAACGTCTTGTGTGCACGCCAACGCTGATCCAGAATTCGGCGCGCATCGATTAAACCTAGAGTTGCATGTACGTCCAGCACGTCTCGATAATCTGCACAAGTAAGCGTGGCTAACACTTCTTTTGGATGACCGAGGCCCGTAGGCTCAATCAGTAAACGATGTGGTTTGGCTTTGGCCAGCAATACATTCAACGCTATTTTCATCGGCACTCCTGACGTGCAACACATGCAGCCACCAGGTACTTCTTTGATAAATACACCATTTTTTTCAGGACTGGTTAAAAGTGCCCCGTCGACACCCACTTCACCAAATTCATTAACTAACACCGCCCACCGTTGCTCTTTAGGTTTTTGTTTTAGTAAAGACTGAATAAGTGTGGTTTTTCCAACACCTAAAGCGCCTGTTATTATGTTAGTGGGTAGGTATTCGATTTTATGCATTAAGTGACGCCCAAGGACCACTTATAGCCAACGTGGTAGTAGGAGAATATAAATTTACAAATAACACTGAACCATCATCTGAAAAACAAGCTCCAGCGGGCTCGGTCTGCCAACGCACCTTAGCAACGTCGTAGACTTTACCTGAGGGAGTAACCCCTTTTAGATGATTATTAACCGTGTCTGAGTATTGATCTTCACACACAATTAAATGGCCGCTAGGTGCGACTGTTATATTGTCTCCAAAATTAAAAGTGACTTTGTCTAAACTTTCCACAAACAATGTCAAAGTGCCTGTTTGCTGGTCTTGTTTAGGCGAAGGTTTATAACGCATAATTTGTCCAAGCTTTGCCTTGCCGCCACTGGTGCAACAAAAGTACATTTCATCTGTTCCAAAATGAATACCTTCACCGCGAGCAAATAGAGCAGCGCCTTTTGCAAACCCGCGTATCCGTAAATCATCATCTTGGCTATCCACATTATCCAGATCTATCCATTCACAAGCATAAGGTTGATTAACCTGCATGCGCGATTCTTGCCAGTTACGGGTATCAAATTTAGACTCTCCTTGAATTACCAAAGCTTGTAATTGACCTCCCGCTTTTAAATCTCCTTTTTGATTTGGTATATATCGATAGAAAAGACTATCTGGGCGGTCTTCTGTTAAATAAACAATTCCACTTATAGGATCCACACATGCTGCTTCATGATTAAACCTCCCCATGGCTTTTATCGGATCTGGTTTAACCAATTGTCTTGCTTGAGACGGCACTTCAAACACGTAACCATGATTTTTGTTAATTTTAGCAGATGCAGTGGCGACGGATTCTTCACAGGTTAACCAGCTTCCCCAAGGAGTAATACCACCAGAACAATTTCGGATAGTTCCAAGCAACGACATACACTGGTATTCAACTTGGTGTGTTTTAAGGTTGTAAACAATATTACTGGTACCACCTGGCAACGGATTGCCCGATGAATAGGTATCATAAACGGCTGCCGAATCTACGCTTGTACGAACCTGCCCGGTTGTGCCGTTAGAAGGAGAGAGTTCATGATTGCGAACTAACACTACACGTTCCTCATCCACCATAAAACACCCCATGCCATCGGCACGATCAGGCACAGTTAAGCCGTCATTCATAACCTCGCCCAATTGTGAAATCGCTCGATAACTAAATCCCGGCGGCAAATCAATTATGCCTTTAGGATCTGGAACCAAACCGCCTAGAGAATTGCTACCGCTAGCCACATCAGTTAAATAACGAGTTAGCTCACCACCGTGTAAATGAGTAGCAAGACCACCAAATGCCATGGCTACAAAACCTTGATTAAACTGTCTTCGGGTAAGCATAAAAATTCCTATTATATTGGTGAGTATTATTCTGTATTGGGTTTATTCAAACACCAAAATATTGCATAAACATGTACACAACCTTAATTGTGCTAAGTCTAGCTATTGTGCAGCATAAAGTGTGTTTCACTTTGCTGACAGATTGTTATCTCAGCATCAGTCATAATATTTATTGACAAAAAGCCCCGAAGAGCACTAAACAACATAGCAAAATGTTGATACGTTATACCATATCAATCAATAAAGTGATGTTATATTATCTCAACAACAACCAAACTAACAACCTTTAATCGAGATGGGGGGAGAGATGAAATTATCCATTTTAGGAGTCCTTATACTAGCTAGCTGGGCTTGTAATGTGCAATCTCAACACCATGTCCATGGACAAGGCAGCGTTTTTATTGTTCAGGAAAATGAGCTCTGGCAAGTACAGTTTTTACTACCCGCCTCAGACATATTGGGTTTTGAACATAGCCCTGAAAATAAACATCAGCAGTATTTAGTTGACCAGTTTGAGAAAAATCGAACAGACTTTAACAATCTTGTTCAGTTTGATTCAACGTGTGTTCAGCGTAACGATTCACAAAGCGCTTTGGCATCCACTGAACATGATGAGAGTCCAACTAAGCAACATCACGATCTAGAATTTATTTACTTACTCGAATGCGAGCAAGCCATATCAGAAATGACTTTTCCGATTCTGCAGCAATACCACAATCTAAAAAGTTTACACGTTCAATGGAGCACGCAATTGGGGCAGGGTTCGAAGCTGATAACTGCAAGTGCACCTCAATTGCAATGGCGTTAAACATGAACCTTTTAAAGCCATCCAGCTTAAACTCGAATACATCTATTTTTACTTAGTATTAGAGTGCGATAACAAACACCTTTAAAAATAAAATCAGGTACTAATATGATGTTAAAAAAACTGTTAACTTTTGCTGACCGCTCTGCAATTACAATATCGACTTTATGTGTTGTTCATTGCCTACTGTCACCGATAATTTTAATTGCGCTACCGACTTTGACGAGTTTCGCGATTTTTGATGATGAACACTTTCACATTTGGCTACTTTATGCAGTGGTTCCCATCAGTGTATTTGCCATTGCATTTGGTTATGTGCACCAACGTAGTTTGTCTGTTCTAGTCACAGCATTAATAGGAATAATCATATTAGTCCTTGCAGCTGTGCTTGGACACGATGTTTTCGGTGAAACCGGCGAAGTGATTGCTTCTGTTACTGGCGCAGCGTTAATCGGTTTTGGTCACATTAAGAATTTAAGTCTTAGGAAGTCGAATTATCAACCTTACCAAGCAACCTCTTAAATGAATTATAAACTCGATTGATTATCCTAAAATAAGTAAAGGTAGAACTTTCTATGTCAACAGCGAGAGCCTTAGCTTTTTGGTAATGTTCTTGCAGCAGTTTATTATATGTGAAATACAGTTGGGGCGTTGTAAAAAATACATTCTTCACGGATGGCCAAGAATCAGCACCCAAACGCCCAACCAATAGTCCCAAACCGGCACAAAACAATATGCTAATTGCAAATTTACGATGTGCAAATACTGACATTTTCAAGACTGTTTTAACTGCGATATCACATACAAGATACTTTAGTTTTCAACCAGAGTTATTTTGGCGATTGAATTATCAGTCATATATTTCAATATTATCCAAGGTCATTGCATAAGCAGATGTCCCTGTTTCGTTGCTATTGGTTTCAATATTAATGACACCTTCAAACCAAAACGCCACATCTAACTGAGTAAGCTTAATTCCCTTACTAAATTTACCGTAAATGATTTGATTTGGTGGCGGTGGCGGCATATGCAAACATGCACCAAAATACGGAACGATGAAAAACTCCACTACACGTTTCTGATCATCAGAGCTCAGAGGAACAATAAACCCAGGAATTCTTATCGATTTTTTGTCGAAACTCTGAATAATACGAGTTGACGTTAACGCTTGTTGAAAGCGTTCTACATTTTCACTCTTTTCGCTCATACCAGATAGAGCTTGAACAGAGTCTAGCTCACTACCGTCTTTTATTTCGTTCAGAAAGTCAGGTGGATCAAGTAATGCGTCGAGATCGCTCTGCGGCATTAACTCTATCCATTCAATTTCATCATAAATCGGATTACTTTCCGCCTGTGCAGAAGTGCATAAGAGTAATATTAATAAAAGGAATCCAATACTGTAGCAACGACCCAAAGCAATTTTTCTGTTCAATTTTTTATCACTCTAAAATTATAGTTAGCAGAATTTACAACCCAAATATAAATTTTGTTATATCGTAATACCAGTTTTCTAAGATAGTGCCTATCAACACCTTAGTTGTAAAATTGGAAGCGTTGCTTTAGCTCAAAAGAACGATAACTAACATAGCCGATGATGTGTTTTAGGGTTTTTATCAAAGACTAGATTACCAACTTGAGGAAAAATGATTAGGCGGGATATTTTGTCCAACAGTCTCTGTTGTTGGTCACTTCGTCGATATAACTTGACCGATAAGCGAACATCTTGCTAGTTTATTATTCGACCAGCATGGGAGTACGGGTTGATATTTAGCCAGTTTTTTCCAATACAAACGTTGAAACGCTGTCGTTTTTTCTAGCTAATAGACAGTCATCGCGTTTTTGCCAGACAAATTATTGTGAAAACCTCACTTAACTAACAATATAGGCATAAAGATGAAAAAATTATCGCTTTTTCTTGTGTACTGTTGCGTACTATTCTCAGCATATAGCTTTAGCTGTCAGTACCACGATTATGGAACGAGTAAGATCCCCCAATTTCCGCCACTGTCACCAGAATTACACCCTGTGATGTTGCAGCATTTTAGGCCTCCACAAAACGCGCCGCTGAACGTAACCCTTTCAACTGATAGCCAAGCCTCAGCTAAAGGCGGAGTATTCACTATTAGTTATGATATCCATCCTGATTACCACAATGTGAAAGCAGAAGTGGTAAGCAGTAAAGGCGTTAAATTATTAGATAACTCAACGATGTATTTGACTCGTATTAAAGGGAATCAATCGTTTAAATATCAAGCTCTATCTGATGATACTCAAAAGGTCCGAGTTCGTATTTCTGCTGTGCGCAAAGATATGCCCATCATAGTTGAAAAACGACTCAATCTTTCGTCTACATAGAGTTTAATAACGGCTATTAATAGCTGATTTAAATAAGTAGAAAGATAGTCAACACGCCTAATTGGCGTAATTCCGCCAATCCTGTGAGAAAGCCGCAAAAGTGCCAATTTAATGCCAATAAGTGATGGGTCTTAAATACATCCGTTATTTATTGGCACACCAACACTTACGATTGTTATATTAACCAATTTTATAACTTGTTTTGGAATCCTAGACTCCTCCCCCTTTTTTAAACTGGTTGAAACTTAAAGTGGTCTAAAACCGGACAAAATCCGTTTAGAGTATATTAAAGTTTGAAACTTATTTATCAAAACGGTAGGGTGCAGGAAATCAGGAACATTGATTTTCAATTCAGCTAAACTCCATAGTGCTAAATGCTCAATTTAAGCCTACTATTGGTTTAAATTTAGAAGGAAACAAATTGCGGTGCATAATCTAAAACAGTTGTATCAAATCACCTCAGATAACAGACTGTCAGATTCTGAAAAAATGGTTTCCCTGCTGAAAATGGGTGCCGATTATTTTCAGTTGGAACTTGGTATTATCAGTGAAATAAACGATGATATTTATACGGTTCGATATGCGATTTCCCCAGATAACTCACTCCTAGCTGGTACCACTTTCAATGTAGCTGAAACTTATTGTTTGCACACTTTAGCAACCAATCAAGCACTGTCATTCTATCATGCAGGAAAAAGCCGTATTGCTCAGCACCCTTGTTATACAAATTTTGGTTTGGAAAGTTATATAGGTGCACCTTTGATAGTGGAAGGCAGACGTTTCGGTACCATTAATTTTTCAGCAAGCGCACCTCGCTCAAAACCTTTTAGCGACGAAGAACATGACTTTATCGAATTACTTTCACATTGGATAGGGAATGAAATTGCTCGTCATGAGAAGATCGAATTGTTACAAGCACAGCAAAAAGCCATGGCGCGTCAACAAGATATCTTAGAGCAAATGGGTCAGGTAGCAAATGTCGGCGCGTGGGAACTGGATTTAGCAAGCGAAAAACTTTTTTGGTCTACAGAAACGAAAAAAATTCATGAAGTAGACGATGGTTTTGAACCAACTATTGAATCCGGATTAGATTTTTATAAACCTGGTGAAAATCAGCGACGAATAACTTCTTTGCTCAACGGCATCGTAGAAAAGGGTGGCCACTTTTCTGGCGAGTTTGAGATTATTACCCAAAGAGGCACTGAAAAATGGGTAGCAGTAAAGGGTAAAGCAGAGTTAGATAATGGCAAATGCGTAAGATTAGTCGGCGCTTTTCAAGATATTACTGCGCAAGTTAACAATAGGGTTGAATTGGAAAGTAGGCATAAAGAACTCTCACTAGCACTTGAAGCTCGTAGTTTATTTTTAGCCAATATGAGCCACGAAATTCGCACACCGATTAATGGTGTTCTAGGCATGTTACAAATATTGGAGAGCTCTCCGCTTAACTCTCAACAACAACGATTTCTAGGATTGGCCAAGGATAGCGCAACCTCTTTACTGGGGATTATCAGTGATATTTTGGATTTCACCAAGATTGACTCAGATAAGTTAACCCTCGAAGAAGTGCCAATAGATCTCAATCAATTGCTCAATAATTGCGTCGAAATCTTTAATCCACGGGCGCAAGACAAATCCATCAAGTTAGTAAGAAAGTTTGAATTAACCGATAAAGTTTTTGCCGTATCTGACCCTACGAGATTACGTCAAATTTGCTCTAATTTGCTCTCGAATGCTATAAAATTTACTCATCAAGGGCAGGTTGATATAACGACCCAAATAACACTGAAAGACAACAATCGCGCTATGTTGACGATTCTTGTGGAAGACTCAGGTGTGGGTATAAATGAAGAACAGTTAGCGCAATTGTTCTCACCTTTTAATCAAGCGGATGCATCAACCACGCGTAAGTTTGGGGGCACGGGTTTAGGGCTTTCTATTACCCGAAAATTATGTCAACTAATGGGAGGGGACGTTAGCGTAGAAAGCACCCCTGATGCAGGTAGCAAATTCAAAGCAAGCATTAACGTTGGGATAGTTGAAGCCAGTGGATTAACCTCAACCACTTCTGCTGTTCAGACCACAGAAATGGATCTAAGCCACTTACGAATACTCATCGTTGAAGACAACGAAATTAATCAAGTGGTGATCGGCGAAATGTTAAAGCAGCGACACATCGTTTTCGACATTGTGAAAGATGGTATCGAGGCGCTTGCTATTCTCAAACATGGCATCAAATTTGGGCACGAGTATTCAATCATTTTAATGGATTGTCAGATGCCCAATATGGATGGCTACCAAGCCACACAGCATATTCGACAACTACCAACACCGGTTAATTCAATTCCAATCATAGCGCTTACTGCTAATGCAATGTCTGATGAACGTGAAAAGTGTTTTGCATCTGGAATGAATGAATATTTATCCAAACCAATAGAGCAGGCAAAGCTGTTTAGCATGATAGAAAAGTTTGCTTAACGATGTAAAAAGTTAATGCATCATTTCGGCTCGGCTTTACTCGCTTTTATTTTTTTCGCTATCCCTTGAAACTCGTAGGTCGGATAAAACTCAGTGGTAAACGAGCCCCACGCAGATTTTTCTACTGCTAAATTTAAAGTTCTCAAATCTTTGGGCGACACGCGCAAAGTAATAACCTGGCCTAAGCCCATAGCCACATACCAAGATTCAATCTGCATACCTTCGGGCGGAAATGATTGCCAAAACTCGTTTTTATCTTGAATGGCCTGCAGTTCAGTTAAACTCTTGTCTTGTTGATGTTTTAAGATCACCGTAACTAAGATGCTATCACTGTCGATGCTGGTATCCTCTGCATTCACAATACTACTAAACATCACAATAATGGTCATTAGCAAATATTTCATAATGCCTCCTAGGCTTGGTCCACAACTTGGTTGGAAGTAATTTGTTGTACGTAATCAGTTCCATACTATCAGGCATATTAACTTAGCATACAAGCAATTCGATAAACGTTGATATGGCCAATGACAGGCATATCAGGGCACTATTACCAACGTTGTTTATCTTCTTGTGAGGCACTTTCCTGACACTCACCGACTATTTCAGTTTTGCTGCGCATTTGTGAAAAGTCCAGTTCAATGAAACCATGTCGACAATAACCTGTTTCGGTTAATTTTTTGTCTAACAATTCCAAGACGGCCTCTCGTTTATCTTCATCAGAACCGCCTTCACTGCGCTGAATCGAACTGACTTGCGAAGTATCTTGGGTTGACTCAGATTGACCTCGGCCACCTCTACCTTGCCGTGAACGGCCACCTTCGCCGCCCCCTCTTTTGCCCTCAGGCTTACCTTCGCCGCCACGACCTTCGCCTTTACCCTGTTCATACAATATCGCCAGAACAAAGCGCTTCGAGCCATCAGCGTGAATTTTGGTAGTGAATATTTCTTCTGCTTCTTGATGGCGCTCAGGTTTGCCTGCACAGGCTGACAAAGCAAACGAAAAAAGTAGAATCACAAAACTTAAACGGTAAGACATAAGACGATTTCCAAGTAACAGATTTTAATAACCGCAGATTCTGACCTAAACCTCAACCATAGGTTCCAAGCAAATATAACTTTCTAAATTGCTTATGATTATGGCTTTTAATCATCCTTACTTGTTCAATTCGAACTGTGTTGAGCAATACTCACTGCTTTAGTCTAATAGAATAACGCCTGATTTAAACTACAATGAGTATTTGTCAGGCTTAAATTCCCGAGTTGCGGAAAATTTTAAACATAACAAAGTGAAAGTTTTCGCCGATAACATTGTTCTTAAACTAGCGATTGATAAAACACAACGAGATGCGATTCAACAAGTTGTTTAACAATATCATCGATATCGCCCTATACACTTGGTTTTTAAGAACCGATTGCATAGGAGTTTTCAAAAAATTGAAGGCGGCAACTCTACAACACAGTTTACTACAGAAGGTGACAACGGTGTTTACGGCAAAACAACTTAAGACAGCAATTTTTATTAGTATAGTGGTAGGAACAATACTAACGTTAATCAATCAAGGAGAGGCGTTTTTAGGCGAAGCAGAAATAATTTGGTTCAAGGTAATCCTTACTTATATTGTGCCATTTTGTGTATCGATGTACTCAAGTAGCGTGGCACGATTAGATACAAAGCCAATAGAAAAAACAAAACCTTTGGATGGCTAAGTCGCCCAACTTTGAACTGGAAAGATAATGGATATGTTGAATAACTTTAGTATAAATAAACGTTTGCTTATTGGTTTTAGTATTGTCACTTTACTTATGGTGATACTTACCATGGTAGGCATTTATCGAGTCAATATGATCGGTAGCACGCTCACCACAATGACAAACATTAATGTGGTAAAACAAAGGCACGCAATTAACTTTCGCGGAAGTGTCCATGATCGTGCCATTGCGATTCGCGATTTAGCCACAGCTCAAAGCCCTGCGAATGTTAAGGTTCATATAGACGATATTAATAGGTTAACCGAATTTTACCGCTCATCCAGTGATAAAATGCAAGCAATGCAAGCAGCGGGAACTATTTTTAGCAGCCAAGAAACATCGATTTTGCAACAACTCGATAATCTCCAACAACAAACAGAACGCGTGATACAACAAGTGATAAAGGCCAAAACAGGTCAGTCGAGCGACGATGGTTTGTCGCTGCTAAGAAATGGTGGTAGCCAACTCTTCGTTCAATGGCTCGATACGATTAATTCGTTTATCGATTTGCAAGAAAGCAAAAACGTTGCTGCTACCAATCAGATTTTAGAAAACGCCGCTAGCTTTAAAACTACCATGTTGGTGTTAACCTTTAGTGCGTTAATACTTTCCATTTTAGTCGCCTATGTTATCGCCAATAGCTTTAAAGCGTCACTTGGCGCAGAACCTGCGGTTGCAGCAGAATCCCTGTCTCAAATTGCGCAAGGGAATTTGGCTCAATCATTCAGTACTAAGCATGACCATAGCATGTTGGCAACGATGTCAAAAATGCAGGAAAGACTGCGCAATACAGTACTTGAAATTGCGGCGGCATCTCACGATTTAAAACAACAATCCACATTGGTTACCCAAGGCTCGAAAGAGATAGTGTTACTCGCCCAAGAACAAGATCAACTCACCGTGAGCACTCGTACTCGTTTGAGTGACATTAAAGAAAATATCGTTTTTGTGTCTGAAACCGCATCTAAAAACAAAGTTAATGCGAAACGTATGGTGGAACGTGCGAGCAATGGAATCGATTCCATGGCATTGAGTGTCGATGCCATGCAAAACGTCGCAACCACAGTGGCCCAAGCGGTGGAACAAATTAGTAAATTAGAGGCGTTAACCAATCAGATTGGTGGCATTACCAATGTGATTAACAGTATTTCAGATCAGACTAACCTTTTAGCGCTCAACGCAGCCATAGAAGCGGCTCGAGCTGGTGAATCTGGACGCGGTTTCGCAGTGGTTGCAGATGAAGTAAGACAGTTAGCCTTGCGCACAGGAGAAGCAACCAGTGAAATTCAATCGACCATTGAAGAAGTGCAACAAGAAACTTCCACAGCAGTAACTGTCATGCAAAATACGTTGCCCAAGGTACAAGATGGTCAAACCAAGACGCACAATGCCATGGATTTACTGCAAGAAATTGAAGAAAATGCGAACAATTCATTTAATAATGCGACCATAGTGGCAGATACGGCTTCTGACCAAGTTGTCATAATTGGCACAATAAATGAGGTTGTCGCTCAAATTGATGAAATCAACAAAAAAACCGTTTATTCGTTAGAGCAGAATAACGCAGCAACCATTGCTTTAGATAAACTCGCGGAAAAACTAAATAAAGAAGTCGGTTTCTTTAAAACAAGTTAGTGACCAAATAGTAATTGCGAGCCTAGCTAAACCAACTTTGATAGTTTGGCTTGGCTAGGTTTTATATTGCTAAGCAATTTAATCGTTTACGTCACTAGCGACTTTTTTAATGCGGTGACGAATTGATATTTTTGAGACTTCATCCAATTTAATAACGTAAGCATTTCCGCCGATACCACGAAATGATTCATCTGTGAACACTATGCTATTGTCATCCAAGAATGTGATAGCTTCTTTTTGGGTCACAATACCTAAGTCGATGCGCGACACATCACCGTCAAAAAACTTATCACCCTCGAAGTTTTCAAATAGCCAAATGCTAGTTGAATCTAATAGGGCTAACTGTTTGCGGTTAGGGCTTAACGCGGCAGATGTAATCCAACATAACTTGCCCATTGTGGTACAGGTTTTAAATGAACCAATTAATTCAGCATCAAAGTTAGCTGCATGATCACCGACCTTGTAAACATTTGTAATACCATCAAAAGGTTCGGTTCTATTCTTAGTGAACAAATACAGATGCCTATCAAATTCAACAAAAGCTTCTAAATCGTAGTTCCTCTTATCTGGCGTGACAGGATTTTCATCTAACTCAGGATAGGTAAACTTAATAATTTCCGCTTCAGTGGTATTGCCTTTAATATCAATGGGATTTTCTATTTTATAGATAGTTAGCCATCTGCGTGAATTGTCGTTATTACCAAAATCACCAAGAAAAAAATGCCCAAAACTATTTTGAGTCATGTCTTCCCAATCTATATTTTTAGCGTTAGTCACTAATATTTCTTTGGCAATAGAACCGTCTGTGTTTATTTGATAGAGCTTAGGATCGTCACCACTATCATTGATCGCCCACAAACGATTTCTTTTATCAATTTCTATCCCTGAAATTTCATGCAACTTTGGGTCAATATTAATGTGTTTTTTACTGTAAAGAGTATGAATAGATGAGCCAATTAATATTGCTGCAATGACTATCGAGACGCTAACCAG harbors:
- a CDS encoding DUF2796 domain-containing protein, whose amino-acid sequence is MKLSILGVLILASWACNVQSQHHVHGQGSVFIVQENELWQVQFLLPASDILGFEHSPENKHQQYLVDQFEKNRTDFNNLVQFDSTCVQRNDSQSALASTEHDESPTKQHHDLEFIYLLECEQAISEMTFPILQQYHNLKSLHVQWSTQLGQGSKLITASAPQLQWR
- a CDS encoding MerC domain-containing protein, with product MMLKKLLTFADRSAITISTLCVVHCLLSPIILIALPTLTSFAIFDDEHFHIWLLYAVVPISVFAIAFGYVHQRSLSVLVTALIGIIILVLAAVLGHDVFGETGEVIASVTGAALIGFGHIKNLSLRKSNYQPYQATS
- a CDS encoding GTP-binding protein, whose translation is MHKIEYLPTNIITGALGVGKTTLIQSLLKQKPKEQRWAVLVNEFGEVGVDGALLTSPEKNGVFIKEVPGGCMCCTSGVPMKIALNVLLAKAKPHRLLIEPTGLGHPKEVLATLTCADYRDVLDVHATLGLIDARRILDQRWRAHKTFQEQLQTADYIVATKSDLYDHESQSLLASYLSEIGVSTTPIVYSDNGIIDPILLHNRSRHVENIYVHQHNHPAHSILTPSFDTPKVGSIKVENSGEGYFSCGWICAHSVVFDYQQIMDTLSGLDVERLKAVFITQQGALGCNYSDGVLRITEIDSAKDSRIEFLTQDKQLAGQTSKILETSLGLNSVCSNTFS
- a CDS encoding DUF3299 domain-containing protein — encoded protein: MNRKIALGRCYSIGFLLLILLLCTSAQAESNPIYDEIEWIELMPQSDLDALLDPPDFLNEIKDGSELDSVQALSGMSEKSENVERFQQALTSTRIIQSFDKKSIRIPGFIVPLSSDDQKRVVEFFIVPYFGACLHMPPPPPNQIIYGKFSKGIKLTQLDVAFWFEGVINIETNSNETGTSAYAMTLDNIEIYD
- a CDS encoding transcriptional repressor is translated as MKSSETKNLISIARLICEESGSKLTEKRQHVLEVLFQLNTPVSAYELTDHYNSIIGAPITAMSVYRILEFLEAAKLVHRLNSINKYIICAPTFGPWKHQPPLFLICKSCQSIKKIELANDLIKTLSEQAKSAGFPILGSQIELNSICNDCSSQKHKKNSSGGLSI
- a CDS encoding alkaline phosphatase PhoX, encoding MLTRRQFNQGFVAMAFGGLATHLHGGELTRYLTDVASGSNSLGGLVPDPKGIIDLPPGFSYRAISQLGEVMNDGLTVPDRADGMGCFMVDEERVVLVRNHELSPSNGTTGQVRTSVDSAAVYDTYSSGNPLPGGTSNIVYNLKTHQVEYQCMSLLGTIRNCSGGITPWGSWLTCEESVATASAKINKNHGYVFEVPSQARQLVKPDPIKAMGRFNHEAACVDPISGIVYLTEDRPDSLFYRYIPNQKGDLKAGGQLQALVIQGESKFDTRNWQESRMQVNQPYACEWIDLDNVDSQDDDLRIRGFAKGAALFARGEGIHFGTDEMYFCCTSGGKAKLGQIMRYKPSPKQDQQTGTLTLFVESLDKVTFNFGDNITVAPSGHLIVCEDQYSDTVNNHLKGVTPSGKVYDVAKVRWQTEPAGACFSDDGSVLFVNLYSPTTTLAISGPWASLNA
- a CDS encoding MerC domain-containing protein gives rise to the protein MTKIQQISDKVAVGLSLLCVVHCLFFPILLIIMPPLSGLFAINDALFHRWLLFAVVPISVIALIMGYFHHRSGRVFLLASLGLTLLIVTALLGHDLLGNYAEVALTVLGSSIIAFAHIRNYQLQRMNKQPEPHTSEDKAN